In Halodesulfovibrio sp. MK-HDV, a single window of DNA contains:
- the dhaL gene encoding dihydroxyacetone kinase subunit DhaL — protein MLTKATALLWFEKAAYYLAENKNELHMLDAAIGDGDHGINMDRGFSALVRDIPEIEHLCLGEILRRAGMVLLSNIGGASGPLYGTLFLKGAATVGDSEALDATGLLTLLDVGVAGLVMRGRTEENEKTMYDVWAPVLREYKKCLEAGMSLDKILGACVKAAELGMKATIPMLALKGRASYLGERSIGHQDPGATSSYYLIVALYESIRE, from the coding sequence ATGCTGACTAAAGCGACGGCCTTACTCTGGTTCGAAAAAGCAGCTTATTATCTGGCTGAAAATAAGAACGAACTGCATATGCTTGATGCTGCCATTGGAGACGGTGACCACGGAATTAATATGGATAGAGGGTTTAGCGCTCTTGTCCGGGACATTCCGGAGATTGAACATTTGTGTTTGGGGGAAATACTCAGACGCGCAGGCATGGTGTTACTTTCCAATATTGGCGGCGCAAGCGGGCCTTTGTACGGCACCTTGTTTCTAAAGGGGGCAGCAACCGTTGGTGATAGCGAGGCGCTTGATGCGACAGGCCTGCTGACGCTCCTTGATGTAGGTGTTGCAGGGCTGGTCATGCGCGGTAGGACGGAGGAAAACGAGAAAACTATGTATGATGTGTGGGCTCCGGTGCTGCGCGAATATAAAAAATGTTTAGAAGCGGGCATGAGTTTAGATAAGATTCTAGGGGCCTGCGTCAAAGCGGCTGAATTAGGGATGAAGGCTACCATTCCAATGCTGGCATTAAAAGGGCGAGCAAGTTATCTTGGAGAGCGGAGTATCGGGCATCAGGACCCGGGAGCGACTTCGTCGTATTACCTTATTGTCGCATTGTATGAGAGTATAAGAGAGTAA
- a CDS encoding heavy-metal-associated domain-containing protein: MSTTTEHHARFRFRCESLKLEERANAVKDALSKTKGVAEVAVNKRVGSLLVLFDQGKVQAEQLFSTIARCVGLNPEQVRNKLTSFNRTITGRKGRRVVKRGMMAVGITALALLTVSEDKHAIAGVVWLSLIATHIYQNKRTLFN; this comes from the coding sequence ATGAGCACAACAACAGAACACCATGCACGTTTTCGCTTTAGATGCGAGTCACTTAAACTTGAAGAACGGGCAAATGCCGTAAAAGATGCGTTGTCAAAAACCAAAGGCGTAGCAGAAGTTGCCGTAAACAAACGGGTAGGAAGCTTACTTGTACTTTTTGATCAAGGTAAAGTTCAAGCAGAGCAATTGTTCTCAACAATTGCCCGTTGTGTTGGTCTGAACCCTGAACAAGTAAGAAACAAGCTAACCAGCTTTAATCGCACAATTACAGGCAGAAAGGGAAGACGGGTTGTAAAAAGAGGAATGATGGCTGTCGGTATTACTGCACTGGCACTACTAACAGTCTCTGAAGATAAACACGCGATTGCTGGAGTTGTCTGGCTTTCTCTGATTGCAACACATATCTACCAAAACAAACGCACTCTATTTAATTAA
- a CDS encoding DMT family transporter has protein sequence MMVYGKLILTAFLWGGTFVAGRLLSDGMGAFSAAFLRFLTASICMMWIMRYRAGGLPKLDKKGWIGVCLLGATGVFAYNALFFTGLQTVTAGRAAVIISLNPIMITLLAAVFFGEKLSVRKGLGICLSVTGATIAISRGDPISLLTGGLTSGDLAIFGCVASWVTYSLLGKRMMGFLTPHAAITYSCITGTIMLLPFALYEGMMSDFSGYTANHFLCIAYLGILGTVIGFTWFYEAINTIGASRSAVFINFVPVAAILCGWFFLGEPLSMSLLVGVSLVVSGVYLTNSTPQKA, from the coding sequence ATGATGGTGTACGGAAAACTAATCCTAACCGCATTCTTGTGGGGTGGAACATTCGTCGCAGGTAGACTGCTGTCGGATGGAATGGGAGCCTTTTCCGCCGCATTTTTGCGGTTCTTAACAGCATCAATCTGTATGATGTGGATTATGCGCTACCGTGCTGGTGGCTTGCCGAAGCTGGATAAGAAAGGTTGGATTGGTGTCTGTCTTTTAGGTGCAACTGGTGTGTTCGCATATAACGCACTTTTTTTTACAGGGTTGCAGACAGTTACAGCGGGTAGAGCGGCTGTCATTATCTCTTTGAACCCAATTATGATTACATTACTGGCAGCAGTTTTTTTTGGCGAAAAGCTTTCTGTCCGTAAGGGCTTAGGTATCTGTCTTTCTGTGACTGGTGCAACCATAGCGATTTCTCGTGGTGATCCAATCTCACTCTTAACAGGAGGGCTAACCAGTGGCGACCTCGCAATCTTTGGTTGTGTTGCAAGCTGGGTTACATATTCCTTGTTAGGGAAACGAATGATGGGGTTTTTAACGCCCCATGCGGCGATTACTTATTCCTGCATCACAGGCACAATTATGCTGTTGCCGTTTGCCCTCTACGAGGGGATGATGAGTGATTTTTCCGGCTACACAGCGAATCATTTTCTTTGTATCGCATACCTCGGGATACTTGGCACAGTCATCGGATTTACGTGGTTTTATGAAGCTATTAATACCATCGGGGCATCGCGCTCCGCCGTGTTTATTAATTTTGTTCCCGTGGCAGCTATCCTTTGTGGATGGTTTTTCCTCGGTGAACCACTTTCAATGTCGCTTCTTGTTGGTGTCTCTCTCGTTGTTTCAGGTGTTTATCTAACTAACTCTACACCTCAAAAAGCATAA
- a CDS encoding A24 family peptidase yields MYLIFAALFGLVLGSFYSVCVSRYGTDNTIFKPARSFCPQCDHQLTILENIPLISFLIQKGRCSLCKARIPIFYPLIELTSMFWAVLAATHATTYVEWVVLLAIGGICIVASAIDLRTFLLPDILTYSGAAIVLVASYAGILHVDFMQSLLGAGIGAFALWAVSALYKLIRKINGMGLGDVKFMLMLGALTGIGHLSIFIFLASVLALIFCIISTRGKAGMSRVYIPFGPFLASGALITYLYGDQIASFIR; encoded by the coding sequence ATGTATCTTATTTTTGCAGCACTCTTCGGCCTTGTTCTCGGCAGCTTCTATTCTGTCTGTGTCAGTCGCTACGGAACAGACAACACGATTTTCAAACCGGCGCGATCATTTTGTCCACAGTGCGATCATCAACTGACCATCCTCGAAAACATTCCGCTCATAAGTTTTCTCATACAAAAAGGACGCTGCTCCCTCTGCAAGGCGCGCATTCCAATCTTTTATCCATTAATAGAATTAACCTCTATGTTCTGGGCAGTATTAGCAGCAACACACGCAACAACATACGTTGAATGGGTAGTACTTCTGGCTATCGGCGGCATATGTATTGTTGCCTCAGCCATTGATCTGCGAACATTTCTCCTGCCGGATATTCTCACATACTCTGGAGCAGCAATTGTTCTTGTAGCAAGTTACGCCGGAATACTTCACGTCGACTTTATGCAATCACTACTCGGAGCGGGTATCGGCGCATTCGCGCTTTGGGCAGTTTCGGCACTATACAAATTAATTCGTAAGATTAATGGCATGGGGCTTGGTGATGTTAAATTTATGTTAATGCTCGGAGCACTCACAGGAATAGGACATCTTTCCATTTTTATTTTTCTGGCGAGCGTTCTTGCACTTATTTTCTGCATCATTTCAACGCGTGGAAAAGCTGGAATGTCAAGAGTATACATTCCCTTTGGCCCCTTCCTCGCTTCCGGAGCACTCATCACGTATCTGTACGGTGATCAGATAGCCTCATTTATCCGCTAA
- a CDS encoding SulP family inorganic anion transporter, with protein MTTASAYIRLFPFLSWLQNFSKETFKLDLNAGLSGAIIVLPQGVAFAAIAGLPPEFGLYSAIVPAIVAALFGSSKHLISGPTTAISLVIYENLSQFYTPFSEEYIGAAFSLTLLTGLIQLLFGLVKLGTLVNFVSHSVVVGFTAGAAVLIGFSQLGNFTGVTFPSGSAFYEKVPYLLNNLGEISTPALIIALLALIISVVFQKLAPKLPGMLVALISGGVAAIMFGGADAGIKLVGALPSQLPQFVIPQLSASTVQQLGSSALAIAILGLTEAVSIARSVAMQSRQHIDTNQEFVGQGLSNVIGSFFSCYAASGSFTRTGVNYTAGARTPAAAVFAACFLAGILLLIAPITAYLPIPAMAGVLMVVAFKLIDFHHIKGIMKTSRQEFGVMIVTLLATLFLHLEFAIYVGVVLSLLLYINKTSHPELASVTVQRDEAGISSIVEVTSEKDLECPQIKIVRLRGEIFFGATNNIIESLHKEIDECPTQTKLLVILKAVTFIDIAGCEMFSAERDAFREKGCDMYLSSLNPEVRGMLNRAGVLQRFGTDHIFANKRVAIKKLAASVNTEKCKTCKARIFDECAGNTLALDEQ; from the coding sequence GTGACAACAGCCTCAGCATACATAAGACTCTTTCCGTTTCTCAGCTGGTTACAAAATTTCTCTAAGGAGACGTTTAAACTGGACTTAAATGCGGGATTAAGTGGAGCCATTATTGTGCTTCCTCAGGGGGTCGCATTTGCTGCTATTGCAGGGCTTCCTCCAGAATTTGGATTGTACTCTGCAATTGTGCCCGCAATAGTTGCCGCACTTTTCGGATCATCAAAACATCTTATCTCCGGCCCGACTACCGCTATATCTCTCGTTATTTATGAAAATTTGAGTCAATTTTACACACCATTTTCTGAAGAATACATTGGTGCCGCTTTTTCACTTACCCTGCTCACAGGTCTCATCCAGTTACTTTTCGGACTGGTAAAACTGGGGACACTGGTCAACTTTGTTTCTCATTCAGTTGTTGTAGGATTCACCGCCGGAGCCGCTGTACTCATTGGGTTCAGCCAACTGGGTAACTTTACAGGTGTCACATTCCCTTCCGGCTCTGCATTTTATGAAAAAGTTCCGTACCTGCTTAACAACCTAGGTGAAATAAGCACACCTGCTCTTATCATCGCGCTTCTCGCCCTGATAATTTCAGTGGTATTTCAAAAACTCGCTCCAAAGCTTCCCGGTATGCTTGTCGCGCTTATCTCCGGTGGAGTTGCTGCCATTATGTTCGGCGGGGCAGACGCAGGAATCAAACTCGTTGGCGCACTGCCTTCGCAGCTTCCACAATTTGTTATCCCTCAGTTATCCGCAAGTACCGTTCAACAGCTCGGCTCCAGCGCGCTTGCCATTGCCATTCTCGGACTGACAGAAGCTGTATCCATTGCACGCTCAGTCGCCATGCAATCCAGACAGCATATCGATACCAATCAGGAATTTGTCGGGCAGGGACTTTCCAATGTCATAGGCAGCTTTTTTTCCTGCTACGCTGCATCCGGCTCATTCACCCGTACTGGTGTAAACTACACCGCGGGAGCCCGCACCCCTGCTGCCGCAGTCTTTGCTGCATGTTTTCTCGCCGGTATCTTACTGCTTATCGCGCCGATAACTGCGTATCTCCCGATTCCTGCAATGGCAGGAGTACTCATGGTTGTTGCATTTAAACTGATTGATTTTCATCACATCAAAGGCATCATGAAAACAAGTCGGCAGGAATTTGGCGTTATGATTGTAACGCTGCTTGCAACACTCTTCCTGCACCTTGAATTTGCAATCTATGTTGGTGTAGTTCTTTCACTTCTTTTGTATATTAACAAAACATCGCATCCTGAACTTGCTTCCGTCACTGTCCAACGGGACGAGGCTGGAATTTCATCGATTGTTGAAGTAACAAGTGAAAAAGACCTCGAATGCCCTCAAATTAAGATTGTACGGCTACGTGGGGAAATCTTCTTTGGTGCAACCAACAACATTATTGAAAGTCTGCATAAAGAAATTGATGAATGTCCTACCCAGACGAAACTTCTTGTGATACTTAAGGCTGTAACATTCATCGATATTGCGGGATGCGAGATGTTCTCTGCAGAACGAGACGCTTTCCGCGAAAAAGGCTGTGACATGTACCTCTCTTCGCTGAACCCTGAAGTTAGGGGAATGCTGAACAGAGCCGGTGTCCTACAGCGGTTTGGTACTGACCATATTTTCGCAAACAAACGAGTTGCGATTAAAAAACTTGCTGCTTCCGTCAACACTGAAAAATGTAAAACCTGTAAGGCTCGCATTTTTGACGAATGCGCTGGCAACACCCTCGCATTAGACGAACAGTAA
- a CDS encoding heavy metal translocating P-type ATPase — protein sequence MTVIRSFPGRIRFSAQSPAAVQLLQQQAEVALDQIKTHIAVEYNPRTKRGLLTFERNADLTTLLVDVVEGMAQKLASSNILTEAEGASGSLVPVETQVSEAGNDVENPVWIISQKVMNHYMARMFMPATLRPYWTAFKVAPLMWAGLQSLRQRKLDVNVLDAAAVGAALAMRDFNTAGTINLLLDISETLEEWTKEKSRSDIAALFNGDKKPVWVMRNDEPVSVSPDDLVVGDLVVVRSGARIPIDGVVAEGTALVNQASMTGEPLAVEKSMDSEVYAGTVVEEGRIIVYAESVGNETRFAKIAQILTESDDRKADIHSQAVKMADKIVPFSFILSGLVFVVTRNMTQAAAVLLADYSCAIKLATPLAVRSAMLEAAHNGAVIKGGKYLEHLSKLDAIVLDKTGTLTEARPEVVKVCAVNGYTEEFVLQQAACMEEHFPHPVADAIVRKADEAGLVHSEDHAEVEYILAHGIATSLDGHRTVLGSKHFVHEDEGISFENADEVIAECSGAGLSLLYFACGGELAGVFAIKDPVREDANQFIRKLERRDVERIIMLTGDGEETAASVAKDLQIEEYYSQALPDEKTALIKNLQAQGYTVAMVGDGINDSAALTTADVGVSMKHGADIAREACDIMLTGERLDSLTDAIDISKSAMQRIRRNFMFIVASNTLFIGLGVSGVITPALMALLHNSGTVLTCVHSMRPMLSERDHA from the coding sequence ATGACGGTTATACGAAGTTTTCCGGGGCGTATCCGGTTCTCGGCGCAATCTCCTGCTGCTGTCCAGCTATTACAGCAGCAGGCGGAAGTTGCGCTCGATCAGATTAAGACACACATAGCAGTAGAATATAATCCTCGCACAAAGCGTGGTTTGTTGACGTTTGAAAGAAATGCTGACCTTACAACCCTGCTTGTGGATGTAGTTGAAGGTATGGCGCAGAAACTTGCGTCGTCCAACATTCTTACAGAAGCAGAGGGAGCATCAGGCAGCCTTGTGCCTGTAGAAACACAGGTTTCCGAAGCTGGGAACGATGTGGAGAATCCTGTCTGGATTATCTCCCAAAAAGTTATGAATCATTACATGGCACGCATGTTCATGCCTGCCACACTTCGTCCTTATTGGACTGCGTTTAAAGTGGCTCCACTTATGTGGGCAGGTTTACAGTCACTGCGTCAGCGCAAGCTGGATGTAAATGTGCTGGATGCAGCCGCTGTCGGCGCTGCTCTTGCCATGCGTGACTTTAATACCGCAGGAACAATTAACCTGCTGCTCGACATCAGTGAAACTCTTGAAGAGTGGACAAAAGAAAAATCCCGCAGTGACATTGCAGCACTATTTAACGGTGATAAGAAACCGGTATGGGTGATGCGCAATGACGAGCCGGTTTCCGTTTCTCCAGATGACCTTGTCGTGGGTGATCTTGTGGTTGTGCGTTCAGGCGCACGAATACCTATTGATGGTGTTGTTGCTGAGGGCACAGCCCTTGTGAATCAGGCATCAATGACAGGTGAACCACTTGCGGTTGAAAAGAGCATGGATAGTGAAGTGTACGCAGGAACCGTCGTGGAGGAAGGGCGTATTATTGTATACGCCGAATCCGTCGGTAATGAGACGCGCTTTGCAAAGATTGCTCAAATTCTGACAGAATCTGATGATCGTAAAGCAGACATTCATAGTCAGGCTGTAAAAATGGCAGATAAAATTGTGCCATTTTCCTTTATCCTTTCAGGACTTGTTTTTGTTGTGACTCGCAACATGACGCAGGCTGCAGCTGTTTTGCTTGCGGATTATTCTTGTGCAATTAAGCTTGCGACTCCGCTTGCGGTGCGTTCTGCAATGCTTGAAGCGGCACATAACGGGGCGGTCATTAAGGGCGGAAAGTATCTGGAACACTTGTCCAAACTGGATGCAATTGTTCTGGATAAAACAGGAACCCTCACAGAAGCGCGTCCGGAAGTTGTGAAAGTCTGTGCTGTTAACGGTTATACTGAAGAGTTTGTATTGCAGCAGGCTGCATGCATGGAAGAGCACTTCCCGCATCCGGTTGCCGATGCCATTGTGCGCAAGGCGGACGAAGCAGGATTAGTGCATTCTGAAGATCATGCAGAGGTTGAGTACATTCTGGCGCACGGTATTGCGACTTCCTTGGACGGTCATCGTACCGTTTTGGGCAGTAAGCATTTTGTGCATGAAGATGAAGGTATTTCGTTTGAAAATGCAGATGAAGTGATTGCTGAGTGCTCCGGCGCAGGGCTTTCTTTACTGTACTTTGCGTGTGGCGGAGAACTTGCCGGTGTTTTTGCGATTAAAGATCCAGTCAGGGAAGATGCGAATCAGTTTATTCGAAAGCTTGAACGTAGAGATGTGGAACGCATTATTATGCTGACAGGTGACGGAGAAGAAACTGCTGCCTCGGTTGCGAAGGATTTGCAAATAGAAGAATACTATTCGCAAGCATTACCGGATGAGAAGACTGCGTTAATCAAGAATCTTCAGGCTCAGGGGTATACTGTAGCCATGGTGGGTGACGGTATTAACGATTCCGCAGCACTGACCACTGCTGATGTAGGTGTTTCAATGAAGCACGGTGCGGACATTGCCCGCGAAGCGTGTGATATTATGCTTACAGGCGAACGGTTGGATAGTTTGACGGATGCTATAGATATCTCAAAAAGTGCAATGCAGCGGATCAGGCGCAACTTTATGTTTATTGTTGCAAGTAACACTTTGTTTATTGGACTCGGTGTTTCTGGAGTAATTACGCCAGCCTTGATGGCGTTGCTGCATAACTCCGGTACGGTTTTAACATGTGTACACTCAATGAGACCAATGTTGTCAGAACGCGATCACGCGTAA
- a CDS encoding class I SAM-dependent methyltransferase, which produces METSAEKTEQFSQKLCDILNYGALNTAMGIGYASGAFEALATFDEPALCESIALQGGLDDRYLQEWLGVMVTGGIVEVIEEDGDEFYFLPKEYVPLLTRSGGNANLGVYTQEIPLLTKCGLNEIVSGMETGEGVGYEQYQPFYAFMEELANAKHEQVLVDTFLPSVQNGAIVERLKQGIRVCDIGCADGLVLHLMAKEYPNSTFVGFDIAEASVQKAQERAEVLGLKNVQFMVQDAGTEAVEAEQFDYIMAFDSIHDQTRPFEALKNIQMMLKQGGVFSMVDIAASSSVAQNKDHPMGAFLYTVSLMHCMAVGLVDNGMGLGMMWGKEQALALCSVAGFSSTEVHDIPEDGFNSHYLCHK; this is translated from the coding sequence ATGGAAACTTCAGCTGAAAAGACGGAACAGTTTAGTCAGAAACTGTGTGATATACTGAACTATGGTGCACTGAATACGGCTATGGGAATAGGGTATGCTTCCGGTGCGTTTGAAGCATTAGCGACTTTTGATGAACCAGCTCTGTGTGAATCCATTGCCTTGCAAGGCGGACTAGATGATCGTTACTTGCAGGAATGGCTGGGAGTAATGGTTACCGGCGGTATTGTCGAAGTGATAGAAGAGGATGGAGACGAATTTTATTTTCTGCCCAAAGAATATGTCCCGCTTCTTACCCGTAGCGGCGGCAACGCCAACCTCGGCGTGTATACGCAGGAGATTCCGTTACTCACCAAGTGCGGGCTCAACGAAATTGTTTCTGGAATGGAAACAGGTGAAGGCGTTGGCTACGAGCAGTACCAGCCCTTTTATGCATTCATGGAAGAGCTTGCCAACGCCAAGCATGAGCAGGTTCTGGTAGATACGTTTCTCCCTTCTGTGCAGAACGGTGCCATTGTGGAACGACTGAAGCAGGGAATTCGTGTCTGCGATATCGGCTGTGCGGATGGCCTTGTCTTGCATCTCATGGCGAAAGAATATCCTAATTCAACTTTTGTGGGCTTCGATATAGCAGAGGCAAGCGTTCAAAAAGCACAGGAACGTGCAGAAGTGCTGGGGCTGAAAAATGTTCAGTTTATGGTGCAGGATGCTGGTACCGAGGCCGTTGAAGCCGAGCAGTTTGATTACATAATGGCTTTTGATTCAATCCACGATCAAACCCGTCCCTTTGAAGCATTAAAGAATATTCAAATGATGTTGAAACAGGGCGGAGTTTTTTCAATGGTGGATATTGCTGCAAGTTCTTCTGTCGCTCAGAATAAAGATCACCCAATGGGAGCATTTCTTTATACCGTGAGCTTGATGCACTGTATGGCGGTAGGACTGGTGGACAATGGCATGGGGCTTGGAATGATGTGGGGTAAAGAACAAGCGTTGGCGCTGTGTTCCGTAGCTGGATTCAGTTCTACTGAAGTGCACGATATTCCAGAGGATGGTTTTAACAGCCATTACTTGTGTCATAAATAA
- the dhaK gene encoding dihydroxyacetone kinase subunit DhaK: MKKLINDPKNAVDEQLQGLAAAHPELHLNMNPRYVCRKNIPDGKVAIVSGGGSGHAPLHCGYVGYGMLDGACPGEVFTSPTPDQIYECAKKVHRGAGVLFLVKNYTGDVLNFETAAELCSMDGIQVQCILIDDDVAVKGGGHTAGRRGVGVTVFAEKIGGAAAQAGYNLEECADLCRRVNVNGRSMGVALSSCIVPEIGAPTFLLDHDEVEIGIGIHGEPGVERIPMADVDELVEILVEHIFSDPEYVRVVREMNLASGLWEDVQLVSEPFTDSDEFIVLVNGMGGTPLGELYGVYRKLASMCDERGVRIKRNLVGTYISSLEMQGCSISMLRADDEMVKFWDARVVTPGFCTPECTSEIAADEEKNAD, encoded by the coding sequence ATGAAAAAGTTAATTAACGATCCGAAAAATGCTGTGGATGAGCAGTTGCAGGGGCTGGCTGCCGCACATCCTGAACTTCATTTGAATATGAACCCTCGATACGTGTGTAGAAAAAATATTCCTGACGGGAAAGTTGCGATTGTTTCCGGCGGCGGCAGCGGTCATGCTCCGTTACATTGTGGGTATGTGGGATATGGCATGCTCGATGGCGCATGTCCGGGAGAGGTTTTTACATCACCTACACCCGATCAAATTTATGAATGCGCGAAGAAAGTGCACCGCGGCGCTGGGGTCTTGTTTCTGGTAAAAAATTATACGGGCGATGTGCTCAATTTTGAGACTGCTGCTGAGCTGTGCTCGATGGACGGAATACAAGTTCAATGCATTTTGATTGATGACGATGTGGCTGTAAAAGGCGGTGGACATACTGCTGGCAGACGTGGGGTTGGCGTGACGGTGTTTGCGGAAAAGATTGGTGGCGCTGCTGCTCAAGCAGGATATAATCTTGAAGAATGCGCTGACTTGTGCCGCCGCGTGAACGTGAACGGGCGTTCTATGGGGGTTGCTTTGAGTTCGTGCATTGTTCCGGAAATAGGGGCTCCGACATTCCTTTTAGATCATGATGAAGTTGAAATAGGTATTGGTATCCATGGCGAACCGGGGGTGGAGCGTATCCCTATGGCGGATGTGGATGAGCTGGTGGAAATACTGGTTGAGCATATTTTTTCAGATCCGGAATATGTACGCGTTGTCCGTGAGATGAACTTGGCTTCAGGACTGTGGGAAGACGTGCAGCTTGTAAGCGAACCCTTTACAGACAGTGATGAATTTATTGTTTTGGTGAATGGTATGGGCGGAACACCGTTGGGTGAATTGTATGGGGTGTACCGTAAACTCGCTTCCATGTGTGACGAGCGTGGTGTGCGTATTAAACGTAATTTGGTCGGAACATATATTTCATCATTAGAAATGCAGGGGTGCTCTATCAGCATGTTGCGGGCAGATGATGAGATGGTGAAATTTTGGGATGCTCGGGTTGTGACCCCTGGGTTCTGTACTCCGGAATGTACCAGTGAAATAGCAGCAGATGAGGAAAAGAATGCTGACTAA
- a CDS encoding sulfite exporter TauE/SafE family protein, with amino-acid sequence MEHLLFVALCWGFGGFINGIAGFGAALIAMPLITTMVPLRLAVPSCTILGVILCLQMAWTYRKSLDFQRLKPIYIGTVPGAIVGITMMQEFPAHYLKLGMGIFLFIYAIWGLFFEGKSQKVVHKGWGVVAGFCSTAISSSIGMGGPPTIVYTSLAGWAKDTVKAGIASYFIVSGILVISLQTYAGIQTQETVTLFAAAAPAVMIGARLGVMASTKIGEFTYRKVLFGMLAVMACIILKSAVTQFAALA; translated from the coding sequence ATGGAACATTTGCTTTTTGTAGCATTGTGCTGGGGTTTTGGTGGATTCATCAACGGTATTGCGGGGTTCGGTGCCGCACTTATTGCCATGCCCCTTATTACGACCATGGTTCCGCTGCGTCTCGCAGTGCCAAGTTGTACGATTCTCGGCGTCATTCTATGTCTTCAGATGGCATGGACATATCGTAAAAGTCTTGATTTTCAACGGCTGAAGCCGATCTACATTGGTACTGTTCCAGGTGCGATTGTAGGCATCACAATGATGCAGGAATTTCCGGCGCATTACCTGAAGTTAGGTATGGGCATCTTTCTGTTTATTTATGCGATCTGGGGCTTATTTTTTGAAGGCAAAAGCCAAAAAGTAGTTCATAAAGGATGGGGTGTTGTGGCTGGTTTCTGTTCCACTGCAATCAGCTCATCCATTGGAATGGGTGGCCCTCCGACAATCGTCTACACCTCTCTTGCGGGCTGGGCAAAAGATACCGTTAAAGCCGGTATAGCCAGCTACTTTATTGTCTCCGGTATTCTTGTAATTTCATTGCAGACGTATGCTGGAATCCAGACCCAAGAGACTGTAACGCTTTTTGCTGCTGCGGCACCGGCTGTTATGATTGGAGCACGGTTAGGTGTGATGGCATCTACTAAAATTGGTGAATTTACGTATCGAAAAGTACTTTTTGGAATGCTTGCTGTGATGGCGTGCATTATTTTGAAAAGTGCTGTTACACAATTTGCTGCGCTTGCATAA
- a CDS encoding acyltransferase family protein translates to MAKDRLYFLDNLRASIIFLVVLLHVSLCYMLYAPSWWYVINPVSSIFFTLLVVLIDVPIMPAMFFIAGYFAIPSLQLHGATEFLRQKTWRIFTPWVLGILLLAPPTAFMIPFTRNLPVEIFSFWTGAFWAEAFQHSVYWFLALLFWMFVALTLLWKCIPALHTLTQTPAKAPLWFFPVFVAISAACFFTVIQFLPLDYWFVSYFLSFQPERIFQHVLYFSLGIWAWKYGWFTEGGYCPRKRAWLPILAITMAVYLLVKMGFAASTAPLLNKQFVLACSFATYCIASLMGWSAVFSTWVNGRGRFWRSAAKNSYGIYFLHALVVYWLAYGLIAVTWSIYIKAAVVFFITTIFCWLFTSGVLRKAPLLRRMF, encoded by the coding sequence ATGGCAAAAGATCGTTTATACTTTTTAGATAACTTACGAGCTTCAATCATTTTTCTCGTAGTTTTGTTGCATGTGTCTCTTTGCTACATGCTGTATGCTCCAAGCTGGTGGTATGTAATCAATCCGGTTTCCAGTATCTTTTTTACACTTCTCGTTGTGCTGATTGATGTTCCGATTATGCCTGCCATGTTTTTTATTGCTGGGTATTTTGCCATACCGTCATTGCAACTACATGGTGCAACAGAGTTTTTGCGACAAAAGACTTGGCGAATATTCACACCATGGGTGCTGGGCATACTGTTGTTGGCACCACCGACAGCTTTTATGATTCCTTTTACGCGCAATCTTCCTGTAGAAATTTTTTCTTTTTGGACGGGAGCATTTTGGGCTGAAGCGTTTCAACATTCAGTATACTGGTTTCTTGCTTTGCTCTTCTGGATGTTTGTTGCACTGACTTTGCTATGGAAATGCATTCCAGCGTTGCACACGTTGACCCAAACTCCAGCGAAGGCACCGCTATGGTTTTTTCCTGTGTTTGTAGCGATATCAGCAGCTTGTTTCTTCACAGTTATTCAGTTTTTGCCTCTGGATTACTGGTTTGTCAGTTACTTCCTTTCATTCCAGCCTGAACGAATTTTTCAGCATGTTTTGTATTTCAGCCTTGGTATTTGGGCCTGGAAATATGGTTGGTTTACTGAAGGTGGATATTGCCCTCGCAAGCGTGCATGGTTGCCGATTCTTGCGATCACTATGGCTGTATATCTTCTGGTCAAAATGGGATTTGCCGCATCCACTGCGCCGCTGTTGAATAAGCAGTTTGTTTTAGCCTGTTCCTTTGCAACGTATTGCATCGCATCGCTTATGGGGTGGAGCGCGGTATTTAGTACGTGGGTCAATGGTCGCGGACGTTTTTGGCGTTCCGCAGCGAAGAATTCTTACGGAATTTACTTTTTACATGCCTTAGTCGTTTATTGGTTAGCGTATGGTTTGATTGCCGTAACGTGGTCAATTTATATAAAAGCAGCAGTAGTATTTTTTATTACCACAATATTCTGTTGGTTATTTACCTCCGGCGTGTTGCGAAAAGCACCATTGTTGAGGCGTATGTTCTAA